The window TGCGCCGTCAGTACGCCGTGCCAGACGCAGGTAATCGCAGGCACGGGATGCAGCGGAGCGCACAAGGGCGCTCCGCCGGGATCGGGATCAGATGTGGATCGGCTTGCCGCGGACGGCCATGGCCGCTTCCTTGATCGCTTCCGAGTGGGTCGGGTGCGCGTGGCAGGTGTAGGCGATGTCTTCCGAGGTCGCGCCGAATTCCATGGCCTGCGCGGCCTGGCCGATCATCGTGCCCGCCACCGAGGCGATGCACCACACGCCGAGCACGCGGTCGGTATCGGCATCGGCGATCACCTTCACGAAGCCATCGGGCTCGTGGTTGGTCTTGGCGCGCGAGTTCGCCAGCATCGGGAACTTGCCGACCTTGATCGCACCGCGCTCCTTGGCGGCTTCCTCGGTCAGGCCCACGCCTGCGAATTCGGGCTGCGTGTAGACCACGCCGGGGATCACGTCGTGGTTCACGATGCCGGTCAGGCCCGCAATGTTCTCGGCCACGGCAATGCCTTCGTCCTCGGCCTTGTGCGCCAGCATCGGGCCGGGGATCACGTCGCCGATCGCCCACACGCCATCGACCTTGGTGCCGAAGTCGTGGTCGGTTTCGATCTGCGCGCGCTGGTTCAGCTCGATGCCGATCTTGTCGAGGCCGAGGCCTTCGGTGTTCGGACGACGACCGATCGAGACGAGCACGACGTCGGCCTCGATCACTTCGGCGTCACCGCCCTTGGCGGGCTCGACCGTGATCTTCGCGCCGTTGCCGACGACTTCGACGCCGGTCACCTTGGTGCCGAGCTTGAGCGTCATGCCCTGCTTCTTGAAGATCTTGCCGGCTTCGCGGCGCACTTCGCCGTCCATGCCCGGAAGCAGCTGGTCGAGGAATTCGACCACGGTGACTTCCGCACCGAGGCGACGCCACACCGAGCCGAGTTCGAGGCCGATCACGCCGCCGCCGATCACGACCATCTTCTTGGGAACCGAGGCCAGCTCCAGCGCGCCGGTGCTGTCAACGACGATGCCCTTGGCATTGTCGATCTCGACGCCCGGAAGCGGGG of the Novosphingobium sp. 9 genome contains:
- the lpdA gene encoding dihydrolipoyl dehydrogenase; this translates as MADYDYDVLVIGAGPGGYVAAIRAAQLGLKTACAEGRETLGGTCLNVGCIPSKALLHASEYFEAAKEGGSMAAMGIKVKPELDLDTMQGQRVEAIKGLTGGIEYLFKKNKVDWLKGYAQFKDAHSVEVAGKTVTSKNIVIATGSSVTPLPGVEIDNAKGIVVDSTGALELASVPKKMVVIGGGVIGLELGSVWRRLGAEVTVVEFLDQLLPGMDGEVRREAGKIFKKQGMTLKLGTKVTGVEVVGNGAKITVEPAKGGDAEVIEADVVLVSIGRRPNTEGLGLDKIGIELNQRAQIETDHDFGTKVDGVWAIGDVIPGPMLAHKAEDEGIAVAENIAGLTGIVNHDVIPGVVYTQPEFAGVGLTEEAAKERGAIKVGKFPMLANSRAKTNHEPDGFVKVIADADTDRVLGVWCIASVAGTMIGQAAQAMEFGATSEDIAYTCHAHPTHSEAIKEAAMAVRGKPIHI